The following coding sequences lie in one Pseudomonas sp. B33.4 genomic window:
- a CDS encoding NAD(P)H-hydrate dehydratase yields MPHTKDQLPDALYGAAQVRELDARLIAAGTPGFELMLRAAHATWRALVRQWPSATELTVLAGHGNNAGDGYLVAAMAQRAGWQVRVLAVGDPQRLQGDAAQAHAEALSEGVAVQGWQVQSELRGVILDALLGTGLSGDVREPYVSAIKAINASGLPVTAVDIPSGLCADTGHVLGVAVRADLTVTFIGLKLGLFTGDAADHIGSLLFNDLQASADIYRDIPVIAQRLNTANLPRLAARAPTSHKGRFGHVLLIGGDHGFGGAILLSTETALRSGAGMVSLATRPEHVPAALTRVPEAMALGASSANQLMGLLEKVSVLVVGPGLGQASWGRALLSAAANAALPQVWDADALNLLASGFVELPKDCVITPHPGEAARLLGISTAEVQADRPAAALALSKKHTAVVVLKGAGSLIAHPDGRLALCHQGHPAMATAGLGDVLAGLTGALLAQGMDGFDAACLAVWLHANAGMQQGKFGRGLAASDLIPAIRQLLEEQVPCLK; encoded by the coding sequence ATGCCGCACACGAAAGATCAATTACCCGACGCGCTGTATGGCGCTGCACAGGTGCGCGAACTCGATGCACGGCTGATTGCCGCCGGTACGCCGGGCTTCGAATTGATGCTGCGCGCGGCTCATGCGACGTGGCGCGCGCTGGTGCGGCAATGGCCGTCGGCAACTGAACTGACGGTGCTGGCCGGGCACGGCAACAATGCCGGTGATGGTTATCTGGTCGCGGCGATGGCGCAGCGAGCCGGGTGGCAGGTGCGGGTGTTGGCGGTCGGCGATCCGCAGCGCTTGCAGGGCGATGCCGCGCAAGCCCATGCCGAGGCTCTGTCCGAAGGCGTCGCGGTGCAGGGCTGGCAGGTTCAAAGTGAACTGCGCGGGGTCATTCTCGATGCCTTGCTCGGCACGGGTCTGAGCGGGGATGTGCGCGAGCCTTATGTCTCGGCGATCAAGGCAATCAACGCCAGCGGTCTGCCGGTGACAGCCGTCGATATCCCTTCCGGGTTGTGTGCCGATACCGGACATGTGCTGGGTGTCGCCGTGCGAGCCGATCTGACCGTGACCTTTATCGGTCTGAAACTCGGCCTGTTCACCGGAGACGCGGCGGATCACATCGGCTCGTTGCTGTTTAATGATCTGCAGGCCAGCGCCGACATTTATCGTGACATTCCTGTTATCGCCCAACGGCTCAACACCGCTAATCTTCCACGATTGGCGGCGCGTGCACCGACTTCGCACAAGGGCCGTTTTGGCCATGTGCTGCTGATCGGTGGCGATCACGGTTTTGGCGGAGCGATTCTGCTCAGCACCGAAACGGCACTGCGCAGCGGCGCGGGCATGGTTTCGCTGGCGACTCGCCCCGAACATGTACCGGCGGCGCTGACTCGCGTGCCGGAGGCCATGGCGCTCGGCGCGTCTTCTGCCAATCAGTTGATGGGTTTGCTGGAGAAAGTTTCTGTGCTGGTGGTCGGCCCGGGACTTGGGCAGGCCAGTTGGGGCCGCGCACTGTTGTCGGCGGCCGCCAACGCAGCACTGCCACAAGTATGGGACGCCGACGCATTGAACCTGCTGGCGAGCGGTTTCGTTGAGTTGCCCAAAGATTGCGTGATCACCCCGCACCCGGGCGAAGCCGCGCGTTTGCTGGGGATCAGTACCGCCGAAGTGCAGGCAGATCGTCCAGCGGCGGCGCTGGCGTTGAGCAAAAAACATACAGCGGTGGTCGTGTTGAAAGGCGCTGGCAGCCTGATTGCGCATCCCGATGGGCGTCTGGCGCTGTGTCATCAGGGGCATCCGGCCATGGCTACCGCTGGACTTGGCGATGTGCTGGCTGGTTTGACCGGTGCGCTGCTGGCTCAAGGCATGGACGGCTTCGATGCTGCCTGTCTGGCGGTCTGGCTGCACGCCAATGCGGGGATGCAACAAGGGAAATTCGGCCGTGGGCTGGCGGCCAGTGATCTGATCCCAGCCATTCGTCAGTTGTTGGAGGAGCAAGTACCGTGTCTGAAGTAA
- the queG gene encoding tRNA epoxyqueuosine(34) reductase QueG: protein MSAITTDLPALAQSIKDWGRELGFQQVGISGLDLAEHEQHLARWLEAGYHGEMDYMGAHGSKRSHPEELVPGTLRVVSLRMDYLPGDTQMAQMLAQPEKAYVSRYALGRDYHKLIRKRVQQLADKIQAQIGPFGFRAFVDSAPVLEKAIAEQAGLGWIGKNTLVLNRKAGSYFFLSELFVDLPLPVDEPHSSEHCGRCTACLDICPTNAFVGPYVLDARRCISYLTIELKTAIPEDLRPLIGNRVFGCDDCQIVCPWNRFAKPSGESDFKPRHNLDNAELAELFLWDEEKFLSSTEGSPLRRAGYERWLRNLAVGLGNAPSTIPVLEALKARRDYPSELVREHVEWALERHSRPSNP, encoded by the coding sequence ATGTCCGCCATCACCACAGACCTGCCCGCCCTCGCCCAATCAATCAAGGATTGGGGCCGCGAGCTGGGCTTTCAGCAAGTCGGCATCAGCGGGCTGGATCTGGCCGAGCATGAGCAGCACCTCGCGCGCTGGCTCGAGGCCGGCTACCACGGTGAAATGGATTACATGGGCGCCCATGGCAGCAAACGTTCGCACCCGGAGGAGCTGGTGCCGGGTACTTTGCGTGTGGTGTCGCTGCGAATGGACTACCTGCCCGGCGACACACAAATGGCGCAAATGCTCGCGCAACCGGAAAAAGCTTACGTGTCGCGTTATGCCTTGGGCCGCGATTACCACAAATTGATCCGTAAACGTGTGCAGCAATTGGCCGACAAGATTCAGGCGCAGATCGGCCCGTTCGGTTTCCGTGCGTTTGTCGACAGCGCTCCGGTGCTGGAAAAAGCCATCGCCGAACAGGCCGGGCTGGGCTGGATCGGCAAGAACACCTTGGTACTGAATCGCAAGGCCGGCAGCTATTTCTTCTTGAGCGAACTGTTCGTCGACCTGCCGTTGCCGGTGGATGAACCGCACAGCAGCGAACACTGCGGCCGCTGCACTGCGTGCCTCGATATCTGCCCGACCAATGCCTTCGTCGGCCCGTATGTGCTGGACGCGCGACGTTGCATTTCCTATCTGACCATCGAGCTGAAAACCGCAATACCTGAGGATCTGCGTCCGCTGATCGGCAATCGCGTGTTCGGCTGTGATGACTGCCAGATCGTCTGCCCGTGGAATCGTTTCGCCAAGCCCTCCGGGGAAAGCGATTTCAAGCCACGGCACAACCTCGACAACGCCGAACTGGCCGAGCTGTTTTTGTGGGACGAAGAGAAGTTTTTGAGCAGTACCGAAGGCTCGCCATTGCGGCGGGCGGGGTATGAGCGCTGGTTGCGGAATCTGGCGGTGGGGCTGGGCAATGCGCCTTCAACGATTCCGGTGCTGGAAGCGTTGAAGGCGCGACGGGATTATCCGTCAGAGTTGGTCAGGGAGCATGTGGAGTGGGCACTGGAACGGCACTCCAGACCTTCAAACCCATAA
- a CDS encoding N-acetylmuramoyl-L-alanine amidase: MAVTVNAVADSKVNSVRLWRAPDNTRLVFDLSGPVQHSVFTLTSPDRLVIDINGATLGAPLNVQTANTPITAMRSAQRTPTDLRVVIDLKKAVTPKSFSLAPNAQYGNRLVVDLFDNPADAAPPPAPTPQVATVPAVPVTPTEPAIKLPPAPAGKRDIIVVIDAGHGGEDPGASGSRGQREKDVVLQIARELQRQVNGMKGFRAELTRTGDYFIPLRGRTEIARKKGADLFVSIHADAAPSAAAFGASVFALSDRGATSETARWLADSENRSDLIGGAGNVSLDDKDRMLAGVLLDLSMTASLTSSLNVGQKVLTNIGRVTPLHKQRVEQAGFMVLKSPDIPSILVETGFISNANEANKLSASSHQQALARSISSGVRQFFQQNPPPGTYIAWLRDSGKIAQGPRDHRVGPGETLAMIGVRYQVSPATLRSANNLKSDELKVGQHLTIPGTELASKE, translated from the coding sequence ATGGCAGTAACCGTCAACGCTGTGGCCGATTCAAAGGTCAACAGCGTGCGCCTGTGGCGGGCGCCGGACAACACGCGACTGGTCTTCGACCTGAGTGGCCCGGTGCAGCACAGCGTCTTCACCCTGACCTCACCGGACCGGCTGGTGATCGACATCAACGGCGCCACCCTCGGTGCGCCGCTGAATGTGCAGACCGCGAACACGCCGATCACTGCGATGCGTTCGGCCCAACGTACGCCGACTGATCTGCGCGTGGTCATCGACCTGAAGAAAGCCGTCACCCCGAAAAGTTTCTCGCTGGCGCCGAACGCGCAGTACGGCAATCGTCTGGTGGTCGACCTGTTCGATAATCCGGCCGATGCCGCACCGCCGCCTGCGCCAACCCCGCAGGTCGCGACCGTGCCCGCGGTGCCGGTAACCCCGACCGAACCTGCGATCAAATTGCCGCCGGCACCGGCCGGCAAGCGCGACATTATTGTCGTGATCGACGCCGGCCACGGTGGCGAAGACCCTGGCGCGTCCGGCTCGCGCGGCCAGCGTGAGAAAGATGTGGTACTGCAGATTGCCCGCGAACTGCAGCGTCAGGTCAACGGCATGAAAGGTTTCCGCGCCGAACTGACCCGTACCGGCGACTATTTCATCCCGCTGCGCGGCCGTACCGAAATCGCCCGCAAGAAGGGCGCCGACCTGTTCGTCTCGATTCACGCCGACGCCGCGCCATCTGCCGCCGCTTTCGGTGCCTCGGTGTTTGCCCTGTCCGATCGCGGCGCGACGTCAGAGACCGCGCGTTGGCTGGCCGACAGCGAAAACCGTTCTGACTTGATCGGTGGTGCCGGCAATGTCAGCCTCGACGACAAGGACCGCATGCTTGCAGGCGTACTGCTCGATCTGTCGATGACGGCCTCGCTGACCTCCAGCCTCAACGTCGGTCAGAAGGTCCTGACCAACATCGGCCGCGTCACGCCGCTGCACAAACAGCGCGTGGAACAGGCCGGGTTCATGGTGCTGAAGTCGCCGGACATCCCGTCGATCCTGGTCGAAACCGGCTTCATCTCCAACGCTAACGAAGCAAACAAGCTCTCCGCCTCAAGCCACCAGCAAGCGCTGGCGCGTTCGATCAGCAGCGGCGTTCGTCAGTTCTTCCAGCAGAACCCGCCACCGGGCACCTACATTGCCTGGCTGCGTGATTCCGGCAAGATCGCTCAAGGCCCGCGTGATCACCGTGTTGGTCCGGGCGAAACGCTGGCGATGATCGGTGTGCGCTATCAGGTGTCGCCGGCAACGCTGCGCAGCGCGAATAATCTGAAAAGCGATGAGTTGAAAGTCGGTCAGCACCTGACCATTCCTGGCACCGAACTGGCGTCCAAAGAATGA
- the tsaE gene encoding tRNA (adenosine(37)-N6)-threonylcarbamoyltransferase complex ATPase subunit type 1 TsaE, protein MSEVTLYLADEQAMSDFGARIARVTQGHGLIFLEGNLGMGKTTLSRGIIRGLGHVGAVKSPTFTLVEPYEIGDIRAFHFDLYRLVDPEELEFLGIRDYFEDDALCLIEWPDKGAGFLPKPDLTITISPQDSGRSLKILSQGSRGEAWCAALALESN, encoded by the coding sequence GTGTCTGAAGTAACCCTGTACCTGGCCGATGAACAGGCCATGAGCGACTTTGGCGCACGGATCGCCCGCGTGACCCAAGGCCATGGCCTGATTTTTCTCGAAGGCAACCTGGGGATGGGAAAAACCACCCTGTCGCGGGGCATCATTCGCGGCTTGGGCCATGTCGGCGCGGTAAAAAGTCCGACCTTCACCTTGGTCGAACCTTACGAAATCGGTGACATCCGTGCCTTCCACTTCGACCTGTATCGACTGGTCGATCCGGAAGAGCTGGAGTTTCTCGGCATCCGCGACTACTTCGAAGACGATGCCCTGTGCCTGATCGAGTGGCCCGATAAAGGTGCAGGCTTTTTGCCAAAGCCTGACCTGACCATTACCATTAGCCCGCAAGACAGCGGGCGTTCGCTGAAAATTTTATCCCAGGGCTCGCGTGGCGAGGCCTGGTGTGCCGCTTTGGCATTGGAATCCAATTAG